The Alkaliphilus flagellatus genome includes a window with the following:
- a CDS encoding helical backbone metal receptor yields MKKVLRITSFTLILVMLLTSLSFASTSNFTVAGSKKSVVMENPNGRTYIAGKSLNTLGLNISIKNNVATVKNNQVTFEFTIDTNRIKVNGVQMTLDVKTYKKGQEVYLPLRFIMETLGYEIKWDNNTRGISASKTKEITYPITFEGEGKKYTVTKAPKTIVSLAPSVTETLFAIGAGNMIKGRTQYCTYPAAAKSIKDVGTMKDPSTEVVVSIGPDLVIAGTHYKEEVLKQFEKAGINVVAKNSPNTLDEMYDYTLKMGAIVGKNYEARALVSTMKAKVDTVEALTTRIKNKPKVYYVVGTGQSGEYTAGKDTFIADVIKVTGGVNVANDITGWKYSLEKLVDNNPDIIFGPADGYNTMTSSPNYSGLKAIKNKRYITVDRDIFSRPSPRLIDEGLKILVRAFHGNLANLLNF; encoded by the coding sequence ATGAAGAAAGTATTGAGAATTACATCATTTACTTTAATACTAGTTATGCTACTTACTAGTTTAAGTTTTGCTTCAACAAGTAATTTTACAGTGGCTGGAAGTAAAAAGTCTGTTGTTATGGAGAACCCAAATGGAAGAACCTATATTGCAGGTAAAAGTCTTAATACATTAGGACTGAATATTTCTATTAAAAATAATGTTGCTACAGTTAAAAATAACCAAGTTACTTTTGAGTTTACTATAGACACAAACCGTATTAAAGTAAATGGAGTTCAAATGACTTTGGATGTAAAAACCTATAAAAAAGGACAAGAAGTATATCTTCCTCTACGTTTTATTATGGAAACCCTTGGTTATGAGATTAAGTGGGATAATAATACAAGAGGGATTAGTGCTAGTAAAACTAAAGAAATAACATATCCTATAACCTTTGAAGGTGAAGGAAAGAAATATACAGTAACTAAGGCACCAAAAACTATAGTATCTTTAGCACCAAGTGTAACAGAAACATTATTTGCAATAGGTGCAGGAAATATGATTAAAGGTAGAACCCAATATTGTACTTATCCAGCAGCAGCAAAGTCAATTAAAGATGTCGGAACTATGAAAGATCCTAGCACAGAGGTTGTTGTTTCCATAGGACCAGACTTAGTTATTGCAGGTACCCACTATAAAGAGGAAGTATTAAAGCAATTTGAAAAGGCAGGAATTAATGTAGTAGCTAAAAATTCTCCTAATACATTAGATGAAATGTATGACTATACTTTAAAAATGGGAGCTATTGTAGGAAAAAACTACGAAGCTAGGGCTTTAGTTTCTACTATGAAGGCAAAGGTTGATACTGTAGAGGCTCTTACAACAAGAATTAAAAACAAGCCAAAGGTATATTATGTAGTTGGCACAGGACAAAGTGGAGAGTATACAGCAGGAAAAGATACATTCATAGCAGACGTAATTAAAGTTACAGGTGGAGTTAACGTAGCCAATGATATTACAGGTTGGAAATATAGCTTAGAAAAGCTAGTAGATAATAATCCAGATATTATTTTTGGACCAGCTGATGGATATAACACTATGACAAGTAGTCCTAATTATTCTGGACTAAAGGCTATAAAAAACAAGAGATATATAACAGTTGATAGGGATATATTTAGTAGACCATCTCCAAGACTAATAGATGAAGGACTTAAAATTTTAGTTAGAGCGTTCCATGGAAATTTAGCTAATCTATTAAATTTCTAA
- a CDS encoding FecCD family ABC transporter permease: MSKKNGFKIILLLIALFVCMIIAITLGAVRIPVKDTINIIGSRIGFLSSRIDLSGIKESNIFIVLNIRLPRIILASLVGAILASVGASYQAIFKNPMADPFVMGVSSGAAFGATISIVLGLNQGILGFGFTSIVAFLGALATTAIVYNLARIGHKISTTSILLAGIVMSSLLSSGISIMMIFNQDELANIVSWTMGSFNGANWNQIIIIVFPVLIGLLFLSSLAREMNAIVMGEEDAQNMGVNVELIKKLILVVASLLSALAVSVSGIIGFAGIIVPHLFRIIFGSDHKILIPVSAIGGGVFLLLCDTLARTIVPGRELPVGVITSVLGGPFFLYLLKKARSKTMM, encoded by the coding sequence ATGTCGAAAAAAAACGGATTTAAAATAATACTATTATTAATAGCTTTATTTGTATGTATGATTATTGCAATAACATTGGGGGCAGTTAGAATTCCTGTAAAGGATACAATAAATATTATTGGAAGTCGTATTGGCTTTTTAAGCTCTAGAATTGATTTAAGTGGCATAAAGGAGTCAAACATATTCATCGTACTAAATATAAGACTTCCAAGAATTATATTAGCTTCATTGGTGGGAGCTATACTTGCTTCAGTAGGGGCTTCCTACCAAGCTATTTTTAAAAATCCAATGGCAGATCCCTTTGTTATGGGGGTATCCTCAGGGGCAGCTTTTGGAGCAACAATTAGTATTGTCTTAGGATTAAATCAAGGAATATTAGGTTTTGGTTTTACATCGATAGTCGCATTTCTAGGAGCATTGGCAACGACAGCTATAGTTTATAATTTGGCCCGTATTGGACATAAAATATCTACTACTTCTATTTTGTTGGCAGGTATTGTTATGAGTTCCTTATTATCATCAGGAATTTCTATTATGATGATTTTTAATCAGGATGAACTAGCTAACATAGTTTCATGGACCATGGGGAGTTTTAATGGTGCCAATTGGAACCAAATTATTATAATTGTATTCCCAGTACTAATAGGGCTTTTATTTCTATCTTCCTTAGCCAGAGAAATGAATGCCATAGTTATGGGAGAGGAAGATGCACAAAACATGGGAGTAAATGTAGAGTTAATTAAAAAATTAATTTTAGTAGTAGCATCTCTTCTTTCAGCATTAGCTGTTTCGGTTAGTGGTATTATTGGGTTTGCAGGAATTATTGTTCCCCATCTTTTTCGTATAATATTTGGGTCAGATCATAAAATCTTGATTCCAGTATCTGCAATAGGTGGAGGTGTTTTTTTACTGCTTTGTGATACTTTAGCAAGGACAATTGTTCCAGGACGAGAATTACCTGTCGGAGTAATTACCTCAGTGTTAGGAGGACCTTTCTTTTTATATTTATTAAAGAAGGCAAGAAGCAAAACCATGATGTAG
- a CDS encoding heme ABC transporter ATP-binding protein: MNSILNVENIEFSYDKAPLLEDIDFNVPNGSFVSILGPNGSGKTTLLKNLCGLLSPRKGTISLRNRKIGSFKHKEFAKTVAVVHQSSSVGFSFSVFDTVLMGRFPYIKKLQGETSEDIQAAEEAMKNTGVWHLREKDIREISGGERQRVMIARALTQEPELLILDEPISNLDIKFQINILQVCKKLNKEKGITIVTTLHDINLAGQYSDYILLLNKGKLVSQDEPKNVLTVENIEKVYEIKVELLNRDGHEFPYIVPRTSL, from the coding sequence ATGAATTCAATTTTAAATGTGGAAAATATAGAATTTAGTTATGATAAAGCACCTCTGCTAGAGGATATAGATTTTAATGTTCCGAATGGAAGCTTTGTTAGCATACTTGGGCCAAATGGCTCTGGTAAAACCACACTACTTAAAAATCTATGTGGACTTTTAAGTCCTAGAAAGGGTACAATATCTCTAAGAAATAGAAAAATAGGTAGTTTTAAGCATAAAGAGTTTGCAAAGACTGTAGCGGTTGTACATCAATCAAGTAGTGTGGGCTTTTCCTTTTCAGTTTTTGATACTGTACTTATGGGAAGATTCCCATATATAAAAAAGCTTCAAGGCGAAACAAGTGAAGATATACAAGCTGCCGAGGAAGCTATGAAAAATACAGGCGTATGGCATCTAAGGGAAAAGGATATAAGGGAAATAAGCGGTGGTGAAAGACAGAGAGTTATGATAGCTAGGGCATTAACTCAAGAGCCAGAACTTTTAATATTAGACGAACCTATTTCTAATTTAGATATAAAGTTTCAAATAAACATACTTCAGGTCTGTAAGAAGCTAAATAAGGAAAAAGGTATAACAATTGTTACTACATTACATGATATAAATTTAGCAGGACAATATAGCGATTATATTTTACTTTTAAATAAGGGGAAATTAGTTTCGCAGGATGAGCCTAAAAATGTTCTAACAGTAGAAAACATTGAAAAAGTATATGAGATAAAGGTAGAACTATTAAATAGAGATGGACATGAGTTTCCATATATTGTTCCACGAACTAGCTTATAA
- the cobU gene encoding bifunctional adenosylcobinamide kinase/adenosylcobinamide-phosphate guanylyltransferase has translation MKPLILITGGARSGKSTLAEKKALELGENVVYIATAIAFDEGMKDRIKKHRLDRPKNWATVERYKDFSAIVEDESFKASDLILLDCMTLMVTNLMLESNLDFDNCSMEEVDRLEKDIFKEVDELLNIIMDNNKTAIIVTNEVGMGLVPSYRMGNIFRDIAGRVNQYIANKSKEVYFTVSGIEIKIK, from the coding sequence ATGAAGCCTTTAATATTAATTACGGGGGGAGCAAGGAGTGGGAAAAGCACTCTAGCAGAAAAAAAGGCATTGGAGCTTGGTGAAAATGTAGTATATATAGCAACAGCCATAGCATTCGATGAAGGAATGAAGGATAGAATAAAAAAGCATAGATTAGATAGACCGAAAAATTGGGCAACTGTAGAACGATATAAGGACTTTTCAGCAATTGTAGAAGATGAAAGCTTTAAAGCAAGCGATCTAATTCTTTTGGATTGTATGACATTAATGGTAACAAATTTAATGTTAGAAAGTAATTTAGATTTTGATAATTGTTCTATGGAAGAAGTAGATAGACTAGAAAAGGATATATTTAAAGAAGTAGATGAATTGTTAAATATAATTATGGATAACAATAAAACAGCTATTATAGTTACTAATGAAGTAGGTATGGGCCTTGTGCCTTCCTATAGAATGGGTAATATATTTAGAGATATAGCCGGAAGAGTTAATCAATATATAGCCAATAAATCTAAGGAAGTATATTTTACAGTTAGTGGAATAGAAATAAAAATAAAGTGA
- the cobS gene encoding adenosylcobinamide-GDP ribazoletransferase, producing the protein MKSLLLMITFFTRIPVHYTYDYDERDFIKGIKLLPIIGLMIGIFLYVPTLLEDYFHRLVLIVFIWTIYLFITGGLHIDGLADTFDGIFSYRKKEEMLNIMKDSRIGTFGVIGILWLLLLNLSLSYYIKNIFLIIVPIVGRASALLSASISSYARKEGGMGNAFIENCGIKEGLLGIVLSLVLGFVIGDSPMIASLLATFITVIILTKNISKKLGGMTGDTIGAIVEISQTLFMFFCYIAEIFIR; encoded by the coding sequence ATGAAGAGTTTATTGCTAATGATCACATTTTTTACAAGGATACCTGTTCATTATACCTATGACTATGATGAAAGAGACTTTATAAAGGGAATAAAACTATTACCAATTATAGGATTGATGATAGGAATATTTCTGTATGTCCCAACTTTACTAGAAGATTATTTCCATCGACTTGTTTTAATAGTATTTATTTGGACCATATATTTATTTATAACAGGTGGACTTCATATTGATGGTTTGGCAGATACTTTTGATGGTATATTTAGCTATCGCAAAAAGGAAGAAATGCTAAATATTATGAAAGATAGTAGAATTGGGACCTTTGGAGTTATAGGTATTCTTTGGTTATTATTATTAAATTTATCTCTATCATATTATATAAAAAACATATTTTTAATAATTGTTCCCATAGTAGGAAGAGCCTCAGCCTTGCTTTCTGCTAGTATTAGTAGCTATGCACGAAAAGAGGGAGGTATGGGGAATGCTTTCATAGAAAACTGTGGAATTAAGGAAGGTTTATTAGGTATTGTATTATCTCTTGTTTTAGGATTTGTAATAGGGGATTCTCCAATGATTGCTTCATTATTGGCAACTTTTATCACTGTTATTATATTGACAAAGAATATATCTAAGAAGCTTGGTGGAATGACTGGAGATACTATAGGTGCAATTGTTGAAATTTCACAGACTTTGTTCATGTTTTTCTGTTATATTGCAGAAATTTTTATCCGATAG
- the cobC gene encoding alpha-ribazole phosphatase, producing MKFILVRHGETMANIGKIYSGWSNYDLTEKGKLQIKILAEELKCYKVDAIYASSLGRTMETAKEIARIIGKEVVANDNLREINFGVFDGKTAKEIEKNYPNEWKTWLNDYESYRIPEGECLQDVLNRAKSFIDSIKEKDGTCIIVSHGGVIQSIITYLLDLELKKMWHFQCPPGGYVEIDYTDNFGYLRKLIPSYI from the coding sequence ATGAAATTTATTTTAGTTAGACATGGCGAAACAATGGCTAATATCGGTAAAATCTATAGTGGATGGTCTAATTATGACCTTACAGAAAAGGGAAAATTGCAAATAAAAATATTAGCCGAAGAATTGAAGTGCTACAAAGTAGATGCTATTTATGCAAGTTCTTTAGGAAGAACTATGGAGACTGCTAAAGAAATTGCAAGAATAATTGGCAAGGAAGTAGTGGCTAATGATAATTTAAGGGAAATAAACTTTGGTGTATTCGATGGAAAAACTGCTAAGGAAATAGAAAAAAATTATCCAAATGAGTGGAAAACATGGCTTAATGATTATGAATCTTATAGAATACCTGAAGGAGAATGTCTACAGGATGTGCTAAATAGAGCAAAGAGTTTTATTGACTCCATTAAGGAAAAGGATGGAACCTGTATTATAGTTAGCCATGGAGGTGTTATTCAGTCTATTATTACATATTTATTAGACCTAGAACTAAAAAAAATGTGGCATTTTCAATGTCCACCTGGTGGCTATGTGGAGATCGATTATACAGATAACTTTGGTTATTTAAGAAAATTAATTCCATCATATATTTAA
- a CDS encoding ECF transporter S component yields the protein MKSDTEKISIDNIRVVTRSGLLIALSAIGAMIKIQGTIAFDSMPGYFAALFISPMAGGFVATLGHLLTSITSGFPLTVPMHLIVALEMGLFAYIFGILGRKSNGVIASIVAILLNGPIVTFVASITAKMLGLPFNGTAMFNALVIPLTIASSANIILAYVIFKIINKQKR from the coding sequence ATGAAGAGTGATACTGAAAAAATAAGCATAGATAATATTAGGGTTGTTACAAGAAGTGGACTATTAATAGCACTTTCAGCCATAGGTGCCATGATTAAAATACAGGGGACAATAGCCTTCGATTCTATGCCAGGATATTTTGCTGCTTTATTTATAAGTCCTATGGCTGGTGGTTTTGTAGCTACTCTAGGGCATTTACTGACTTCCATTACTAGTGGATTTCCATTAACAGTTCCAATGCACTTAATTGTTGCACTGGAGATGGGGTTATTTGCATATATCTTTGGAATCCTAGGCAGAAAAAGCAATGGTGTTATTGCTTCTATTGTAGCTATATTATTAAATGGACCTATTGTAACCTTTGTTGCATCTATTACTGCAAAGATGTTAGGTTTACCATTTAATGGCACTGCTATGTTTAATGCTCTTGTAATTCCTTTAACTATAGCTTCATCAGCCAATATTATTCTTGCTTATGTTATATTTAAGATAATAAACAAACAAAAAAGATAG